TCCGGGATCTGTTCGACCCCGTGGGTTTCAATCTGCGTAAGGCTTTGGTCTTTGTTGTTGTTATTCATGATCTGCTCCGATCACAAAGGCGCGCTCATCGTGCGTGAGCGTCACCTGTTTGGCTAAGGGGATGGCAGCCCTTCCGGCATTGCGGACAAATGTTCGTGGCAGGCCAGCCAATGGCCTTGTTGTTCTAGGCTCGACGCTTGTTTCTTGAAAACAATCGTCTCGCGCTCCTGGCTGAAGTGTTGCTCCCCTTGCATGCGCAGCTCGGTGGCCACGTCATGGATGAAAATCGCCACGTCACCCTGCAGGCTGACGAAGGCGTTGCTCGAGCTACACGACAGCACCTCGAAGCCATCCTCGGCGCGCCAGCTGTCCCACAACGCCTGATAGGCATCGCGCGACAGCAGGGGCTGTTCGAGGGTGTAGAACACGAAGCTCGCATCGGCGCTGAACGCGCCGAAGTAGGCTTCGCGATCGTTGCGGGCGAAGGCGGACACCAGATCGGCGGCCGCTTTCAGAACCTGATCACGTTCGTTCATGACCCGACCCTCAGCGGTGGACGACGCCTGGCAGTACGCAGAGCATTTCGTACAGCAGGTTGGCGGCCAGCAGCGAGGTGTTGCCGGTGGTGTCATAAGCGGGCGAGACTTCTACCAGATCGCAGCCGATCAGGTCGAGGCCCTGGCAGCCGCGAACGATTTCAATCGCCTGAATGGTCGTCAGACCACCGATTTCCGGGGTGCCGGTGCCAGGCGCCCAGGCCGGGTCGATGCCGTCGATGTCGAAGCTCAGGTACACCGGACCGCCACCGACTTTCTCACGCACTTCGGCCATCAGCGGTTCCAGCGACTTGTGCCAGCACTCTTCGGCCTGCACCACGCGGAAGCCCTGATCGCGGCTCCAGTTGAAGTCGTCAGCGGTGTAACCCTGCGCACGCAGACCAATCTGCACCACGCGGTCGCAGTCCAGAAGACCTTCTTCGACGGCGCGACGGAAGGTCGTACCGTGGGCGATCTTCTCGCCGAACATGTGATCGTTGACGTCAGCGTGGGCGTCGATGTGCACCAGACCGACCTTGCCGTGTTTTTTGTGGATGGCACGCAGGATCGGCAGGGTGATGGTGTGGTCGCCACCCAGGGTCATCGGGATCACGTTGTGCTCGAGGATGTTGTCGTAGGCTTCTTCGATGATGCGCACGGCGTCGAGCAGGTTGAAGGTGTTGATCGCCACGTCACCGATGTCGGCAACCGACAGCGAGTCGAACGGCGCAGCGCCGGTGGCCATGTTGTACGGGCGGATCATCACCGATTCGGTGCGGATGTCGCGCGGCCCGAAGCGGGTGCCGGGGCGCAGCGAAGTACCGATGTCCAGAGGCACGCCAACGAAGGCAGCGTCCAGGCCGGCAGCGGTCGGTACATGGGGGAGTCGGAGCATGGTGGCGATGCCGCCGAAGCGCGGCATTTCGTTGCCGCCCAGTGGTTGGTGAAGAATCTTGTCCACGGGTAGGGCCTCATCGTCTTTGTTTTATTTATGTCGGCGCGCCGTTCAGCACAGGTTCGGACGCCGCTGTGGGGCCGATTCTGCGAAATGTAGTGAGGCGGAAGAATCGCTACGAACAAAAACTTAGTTCAGAATTTTCTAAACTAATGGGGGAGGGGCGAGATAGACTTTGCGCTTCTCTGGATGTTCGTTCGGCTCGGGATCGTAGCCCTCACCCCAGCCCTCTCCCGGAGGGAGAGGGGGCCTACGGAGTTGTTCTCAGGAGCTTCATCGACCTGAAATATCGAGCCGAACTCAAGATAGTCGTAAGGCAGACGCAGGATTTGAAGGCCATGGAGATCGGCTCCCTTTCCCCCTCTCCCCTCTGGGGAGAGGGATGGGCGGGCGGCGTTCCGATGAGGGGTGGATTGACCAGACAACACAGTTCCAAAGCCCGGAGTAGACATGGCCAACGCTTTACCCGACCTGAAACTTTTGCGCATCTTCGTCAGCGTCGTGCGCCATCAGGGGTTTGCTAACGCGCAGCAGGAACTCAACCTGTCGACCTCGGCGATCAGCACCTACATGAGCCAGCTCGAAGCCGCGCTGGGTCTGGTGTTGTGCCATCGCGGGCGCGGCGGTTTCAGCCTGACCAGCAAGGGCGAGCTGTTCCATCAGGAAACCCTGCGCCTGCTCGCCGAACTCGAAGGTTTCGAGCAATACGCCGCCGCGCTCAAGGGCGAATTGCGCGGCACGCTCAACCTCGGGGTGATCGACTCCACGGTCAGCGACAAGGCCCTGCCATTCGCCGAAGCCATCGGCGCCTACAGCCAGGAACACCCGGCGGTGCATTTGCATTTGTCGGTGATGAGCCCGTATGAACTGCAACTCGGCGTGCAGGACAACCGCCTCGATCTGGCCATCGGTGCGTTTTCCACACGCATGAGCGGTCTGGTGTACATGCCGCTGTACCGTGAGCAGCACTGGCTGTATTGCAGCAGCCGTCACCCGTTGTTCAATGAGCGGCGGATTCCCGAGCAGGTCATCACCCAGCAGCGCATGGTCGGACGCGGTTACTGGAGCCAGGCCGAATTGGCGCGTCACGGTTTCAAACACAGCGCCGCGACCGTGGAAAGTATGGAAGCGCAGCTGATTCTGGTGCTGTCCGGCGCCTACATCGGTTATCTGCCGGAGCACTACGCCCAGGCCTGGGCCGACAAGGGCGACCTGCGGGTGCTGCTGCCGGCGACCTTCGGTTATCAGGCGCCGTTCTCCATGATCATGCGCCGGGGCCGCAGCCGCGAGCCGCTGATCCAGACTTTCCGTGATCTGCTCAAAGCGCAGCTCAATCAGGCATAAGAACATGTCCAGACCTCAATGCCCGCGCTGCCTGCGCCCACAAACTCATTGCCTGTGCCCGCTGATCCCCAGCCTCGACAGCCGCACCCGGGTGTTGCTGTTGCAGCACCCGAGCGAGGTCAATCACGCGCTCAACACGGCACGGCTGGCGGCGCTCGGTTTGAACAATGCCGAACTGATCGTCGGCGAGGTGTTCGAGGATTTGCCAACGCTGCTGAATCGGCCGGGGTATCGGGCGCGATTGCTGTTCCCGGCGGAGGATGCGCAGCCGATGCAGGCGTACACCGCGTCCGATGAACCGCTGTTGCTGGTGGTGCCGGACGGCACGTGGCGCAAGGCGCGCAAGATGCTGCACCTCAATCCGCTGCTGGCGGCGTTGCCTCGGGTGACTTTGGCCGAGGGCGGGGTTTCCCGGTATCGGCTGCGCAAGGCACCGGGGCCGGGGGCGTTGTCGACGATCGAGGCGATTGTTCAGGCATTGCAGACGCTTGAGGCGCCGGCCTCTTTCGATCCGTTGCTCAAGCCGTTCGAGGCGTTGATCGAGGGGCAGATTGCGGCGATGGG
The window above is part of the Pseudomonas fluorescens genome. Proteins encoded here:
- a CDS encoding YybH family protein, whose translation is MNERDQVLKAAADLVSAFARNDREAYFGAFSADASFVFYTLEQPLLSRDAYQALWDSWRAEDGFEVLSCSSSNAFVSLQGDVAIFIHDVATELRMQGEQHFSQERETIVFKKQASSLEQQGHWLACHEHLSAMPEGLPSP
- the speB gene encoding agmatinase; amino-acid sequence: MDKILHQPLGGNEMPRFGGIATMLRLPHVPTAAGLDAAFVGVPLDIGTSLRPGTRFGPRDIRTESVMIRPYNMATGAAPFDSLSVADIGDVAINTFNLLDAVRIIEEAYDNILEHNVIPMTLGGDHTITLPILRAIHKKHGKVGLVHIDAHADVNDHMFGEKIAHGTTFRRAVEEGLLDCDRVVQIGLRAQGYTADDFNWSRDQGFRVVQAEECWHKSLEPLMAEVREKVGGGPVYLSFDIDGIDPAWAPGTGTPEIGGLTTIQAIEIVRGCQGLDLIGCDLVEVSPAYDTTGNTSLLAANLLYEMLCVLPGVVHR
- a CDS encoding LysR family transcriptional regulator codes for the protein MANALPDLKLLRIFVSVVRHQGFANAQQELNLSTSAISTYMSQLEAALGLVLCHRGRGGFSLTSKGELFHQETLRLLAELEGFEQYAAALKGELRGTLNLGVIDSTVSDKALPFAEAIGAYSQEHPAVHLHLSVMSPYELQLGVQDNRLDLAIGAFSTRMSGLVYMPLYREQHWLYCSSRHPLFNERRIPEQVITQQRMVGRGYWSQAELARHGFKHSAATVESMEAQLILVLSGAYIGYLPEHYAQAWADKGDLRVLLPATFGYQAPFSMIMRRGRSREPLIQTFRDLLKAQLNQA
- a CDS encoding tRNA-uridine aminocarboxypropyltransferase yields the protein MSRPQCPRCLRPQTHCLCPLIPSLDSRTRVLLLQHPSEVNHALNTARLAALGLNNAELIVGEVFEDLPTLLNRPGYRARLLFPAEDAQPMQAYTASDEPLLLVVPDGTWRKARKMLHLNPLLAALPRVTLAEGGVSRYRLRKAPGPGALSTIEAIVQALQTLEAPASFDPLLKPFEALIEGQIAAMGEETFQRNHSGN